The Streptomyces sp. NBC_00102 genome segment AGCGGCTCCAAGAAGCTCCCCAAGAACGACGTGGCCGTGAAGAAGGCTCCCAAGGGCAGCCTCTCGGGCGGTGCTTCCACCCGTACGACCACCAAGGCCGCGGCCAAGAAGGCCACCGCCCGCAAGGCGGCGACGGCGCGGAAGACCACCGCCGCCACGACGGCGGCGAAGAAGACCACCGCCACGCCCGCGAAGAAGGCGACCACCGCCGCAGCCGCGAAGAAGACCACGGCTGCCGCCAAGAAGGCTGCCACGCCGGCGAAGAAGACCGCGGCCGTCGCGAAGAAGACGGCCCCGGCCAAGAAGGCCACCGCCAAGAAGGCGCCCGCCAAGAAGACCACGGCGCGCACCACCACGGCCAAGAAGGCTGCCACCGCTCGCAAGAAGTGAGACCGAGCACCCGCTCGCTCTCGCACGACGCGCCGGGCCGGGTTCCCCTCGGGGAGCCCGGCCCGCGGGCTGTCCGGGAGTTCCGGGCCGGT includes the following:
- a CDS encoding HU family DNA-binding protein — encoded protein: MNKAQLVEAIAEKVGGRQQAADAVDAVLDAIVRAVVAGDRVSVTGFGSFEKVDRPARYARNPQTGERVRVKKTSVPRFRAGQGFKDLVSGSKKLPKNDVAVKKAPKGSLSGGASTRTTTKAAAKKATARKAATARKTTAATTAAKKTTATPAKKATTAAAAKKTTAAAKKAATPAKKTAAVAKKTAPAKKATAKKAPAKKTTARTTTAKKAATARKK